A single window of Parabacteroides pacaensis DNA harbors:
- a CDS encoding HdeD family acid-resistance protein, with translation MKKIDNAILRSAFAIILGLVLVLWPGSAVQYLVVVIGVLFIVPGVISLVGYFTAKSKSPDFSPSFPIESAGSILFGLWLVSMPTFFVNILMYVLGVLLILAAIQQIVSLSSAKKWTTVPVPYYIFPILILLCGIVILAYPFTVAASAFMFLGVVILVYGAGELFSWYRFAKQKDSINKN, from the coding sequence ATGAAAAAGATTGATAATGCCATTTTAAGAAGTGCTTTTGCTATTATATTAGGATTGGTACTTGTGTTATGGCCCGGATCGGCTGTGCAATATTTGGTGGTAGTAATTGGTGTACTGTTTATTGTACCAGGCGTAATTTCTTTAGTTGGATATTTTACGGCAAAGAGTAAGAGCCCGGACTTTTCACCTTCTTTTCCTATTGAGTCGGCGGGGAGTATCTTGTTTGGTCTATGGCTTGTATCTATGCCCACATTTTTTGTAAATATATTAATGTATGTATTAGGTGTCCTGTTGATTTTGGCAGCGATTCAACAGATTGTTTCACTCTCTTCGGCGAAAAAATGGACTACAGTTCCTGTTCCTTATTATATTTTTCCTATATTAATATTGTTGTGTGGAATTGTTATCTTGGCTTATCCTTTTACGGTAGCAGCTAGTGCTTTTATGTTCCTAGGTGTTGTAATTTTAGTTTATGGAGCAGGTGAGTTGTTCAGTTGGTATCGATTTGCCAAGCAAAAAGATAGTATCAATAAAAACTAA
- a CDS encoding CotH kinase family protein, protein MKQNLKGIVLTILVLLVTACQKEDSLSSSKELLSFSILESENVGKIGKDIKADIKGNIISFSLSKYDNIKSLIATFEYEGSKISVNGVEQISGITANDYSQSLNFTLQAEDGSELIYTVQVTLKEVVPLSYFGFEKSKNPELPADVSCIIQGENIAGSIISPHTELIANYLTEAIHVTVAGKEQINGETSNDFSEPVTYQFTMRNGEVLKYTVKIDRLLNAIPQFIITTKETIDEIPSKDYYLEATLVIDGKGIYEDYTGTTQIKGRGNSTWGYPKKPYRLKLNKKSEICGLGKAKNFVLLANYIDPTLMLNSVAFKIGHLLGIPFTNYAIPVDVTLNGKYKGSYLLTEQVEIYESRVNIDPEKSIMWELDSYFDEDWKFKSDAFNLPVMVKDPDMESQAQFDYWKNDLNAFLNKFNEPLENNDYINLIDIESLVNYLIVFNLTLNMEINHPKSIYMYKEENGKYFMGPLWDFDWAYGYEGTFKHFSNASQPLLTDQMGNGIGKAFFGRFLTDPRIKELYKKNWIAFRAGKFQELLRYIDNYAEILQPSVKRDSEIWTNTQSFKSKVRELTNWLNKRASYIDSEVASY, encoded by the coding sequence ATGAAGCAAAATCTAAAAGGAATAGTGTTAACTATTCTAGTACTATTAGTTACTGCTTGTCAAAAGGAAGACTCTCTTTCTTCCAGTAAAGAACTTCTTTCTTTTTCTATTCTAGAATCAGAAAATGTAGGAAAAATAGGAAAAGACATAAAAGCCGATATCAAAGGAAATATAATCTCATTTTCTTTATCAAAGTATGACAATATAAAATCATTAATTGCTACGTTCGAATATGAAGGATCTAAGATTTCCGTGAATGGAGTAGAGCAAATTTCGGGGATAACGGCTAATGATTATTCCCAATCTTTAAATTTTACCCTACAAGCTGAAGACGGGTCAGAACTAATTTATACAGTACAAGTCACATTAAAAGAAGTTGTACCCCTCTCTTACTTCGGATTTGAAAAAAGCAAAAACCCGGAATTACCTGCTGATGTATCCTGTATAATCCAAGGTGAAAATATTGCAGGTAGCATTATTTCTCCCCATACTGAACTTATAGCTAATTATTTAACAGAAGCAATCCATGTAACCGTAGCCGGAAAAGAACAAATAAACGGAGAAACTTCTAATGATTTTTCAGAGCCTGTTACTTACCAGTTTACCATGCGAAATGGTGAAGTTCTGAAGTATACAGTAAAAATAGATCGTTTATTGAATGCCATTCCGCAATTCATAATCACTACAAAGGAAACTATCGATGAAATCCCTTCTAAAGATTATTACTTAGAAGCAACCCTTGTAATCGACGGAAAAGGAATTTATGAAGATTATACCGGGACAACCCAAATTAAGGGACGTGGAAATTCAACATGGGGCTATCCTAAAAAGCCTTATCGATTAAAGCTTAATAAAAAATCAGAAATTTGTGGTCTTGGGAAAGCCAAAAACTTTGTATTATTAGCAAATTATATCGACCCTACCCTCATGCTCAATAGCGTTGCTTTTAAAATAGGCCATCTGTTAGGAATTCCTTTTACCAATTATGCTATTCCGGTAGATGTAACTTTAAACGGGAAATACAAAGGTTCCTACCTTCTTACTGAACAGGTTGAAATTTACGAATCGAGAGTTAACATAGATCCCGAAAAAAGTATTATGTGGGAATTGGACTCCTATTTTGATGAAGATTGGAAATTCAAATCTGACGCATTTAATCTGCCTGTTATGGTAAAAGATCCGGATATGGAAAGTCAAGCTCAATTTGATTACTGGAAAAATGATCTCAATGCATTCCTAAACAAATTCAATGAACCCTTAGAAAATAACGACTATATTAACTTAATAGATATAGAATCTTTAGTCAATTACTTGATCGTGTTTAATTTGACTCTTAACATGGAAATTAACCATCCCAAAAGTATTTATATGTATAAAGAAGAAAATGGAAAATATTTTATGGGACCGTTATGGGATTTCGATTGGGCGTACGGATACGAAGGAACATTTAAGCACTTTTCCAATGCTTCACAGCCTCTTTTAACAGATCAAATGGGAAATGGGATAGGAAAAGCTTTCTTTGGTCGATTCTTGACAGATCCAAGAATAAAAGAACTCTATAAGAAAAATTGGATTGCATTTAGAGCAGGCAAATTCCAGGAACTTTTACGCTATATCGATAATTATGCCGAGATACTTCAACCTTCAGTTAAAAGAGATAGTGAAATATGGACTAATACTCAATCATTCAAATCCAAAGTCCGCGAATTAACAAATTGGTTAAACAAAAGAGCTAGCTATATTGATTCAGAAGTTGCTAGCTATTAA
- the feoB gene encoding ferrous iron transport protein B yields MKLSDLRTGEKGIIVKVMGRGAFRKRIIEMGFIKGKEVTVIQNAPLKDPIHYKIMDYDVSLRRNDAALIEVVSAAEFAETQQKKQNISPDTLTTPSNDELQKIAFHKGKIINIALVGNPNCGKTSLFNFASGAHEHVGNYSGVTVDAKEGIFMQNGYTFRIVDLPGTYSLSAYTPEELYVRKHISEAHPDVVINVVDASNLERNLYLTTQLIDMDTRMVIALNMYDELERRANKLDHRTLGKLLGSPMVPTISRTGWGIENLFDKVIEVYEEQEPDLRHIHINYGDALEKAITCIKNKLNKEVDIEKNISRRYLSIKLLEGDPEIEKFVKSIPNSQPILEERDKQCIQIENLLKEDCETAFTNARYGFISGALRETFEENKIQQVTNTQLIDLFLTNKVLGFPFFIFFIWLMFEATFRLGAYPMEWIEWIVEHIGNFVRAYMSDGPVKDLLVDGIIGGVGGVIVFLPNILILYCCISFMEDSGYMARAAFIMDKIMHKMGLHGKSFIPLIMGFGCNVPAIMASRTIESRNSRMITILINPLMSCSARLPVYVLLAGAFFPNNASAVLFGLYATGIVLAVLMARLFRKFLFKKEDVPFVMELPPYRLPTAKSIFIHMWEKAKQYLHKMGGVILIASILIWFLGYFPRHSEKSDIYNQQIAQTEQADIPTEDKEKIMGEIEHLKNIDHQENSYIGHIGKAIEPILRPLGFDWKISVSLLTGMAAKEVVVSTLSVLYTGESDENSQSLQDRLKENKNAAGELTFTPLIALSLMLFVLIYFPCIATVSAIINEAKSWKWGLFVIGYTCVLAWIVSFIVYQTGNFFIHLFS; encoded by the coding sequence ATGAAATTGTCTGATCTTCGCACAGGCGAAAAAGGTATAATAGTAAAAGTGATGGGGCGTGGAGCTTTCCGTAAACGCATCATCGAAATGGGATTTATTAAAGGGAAAGAAGTAACAGTAATTCAAAACGCACCTTTGAAAGACCCGATCCATTATAAAATAATGGATTATGATGTTTCACTTCGCAGAAATGATGCTGCCCTGATTGAAGTAGTAAGTGCCGCCGAATTTGCAGAAACCCAACAAAAGAAACAAAATATTTCCCCCGATACTCTTACGACTCCTTCCAATGACGAATTACAAAAAATAGCTTTTCATAAAGGGAAAATTATAAACATTGCCTTAGTTGGTAATCCGAATTGCGGAAAGACTTCCCTTTTCAATTTTGCTTCCGGGGCACACGAACACGTAGGAAATTACAGTGGAGTTACAGTAGATGCCAAAGAAGGTATCTTTATGCAAAACGGATATACTTTCCGGATTGTAGATTTACCGGGTACTTATTCTCTTTCCGCCTACACTCCGGAAGAACTATACGTACGAAAACATATCTCTGAAGCTCATCCGGATGTGGTTATCAACGTTGTAGATGCATCTAACCTGGAAAGAAATCTGTATCTTACCACTCAATTAATCGATATGGACACTCGGATGGTGATTGCCCTAAATATGTATGATGAACTGGAACGTAGAGCCAATAAATTAGACCATCGTACATTAGGGAAGCTTTTGGGCTCGCCTATGGTTCCGACCATCAGCCGTACCGGGTGGGGAATTGAAAATCTATTCGACAAAGTAATTGAAGTTTATGAAGAACAGGAGCCGGACTTACGCCATATTCATATTAATTATGGAGATGCGCTTGAAAAAGCCATTACCTGTATCAAGAACAAGCTTAACAAAGAGGTCGATATTGAAAAAAATATATCCCGGCGGTACCTCTCCATTAAACTTTTAGAAGGAGATCCCGAAATTGAGAAATTCGTTAAAAGCATACCTAATTCCCAGCCGATTCTGGAGGAAAGGGACAAACAATGCATACAAATCGAAAACCTGTTAAAAGAAGATTGCGAAACAGCATTTACCAATGCCCGATATGGCTTTATTTCAGGTGCATTACGTGAAACTTTTGAAGAAAATAAAATACAGCAAGTTACCAATACCCAATTAATTGATCTCTTTCTGACCAACAAGGTTCTAGGATTTCCATTTTTTATCTTTTTTATATGGCTTATGTTCGAAGCAACTTTTCGCTTAGGGGCGTACCCAATGGAATGGATAGAATGGATTGTAGAACATATAGGAAATTTTGTCCGTGCCTATATGAGTGATGGGCCGGTAAAAGATTTATTAGTAGATGGAATCATCGGAGGCGTAGGAGGTGTAATTGTATTCTTACCTAACATTCTTATATTATATTGTTGTATTTCTTTTATGGAAGATTCCGGATATATGGCACGTGCAGCTTTTATTATGGATAAAATTATGCATAAAATGGGATTACACGGAAAATCTTTCATCCCTTTGATAATGGGATTCGGATGTAATGTGCCCGCTATCATGGCATCGCGCACAATTGAAAGCAGAAATAGCCGGATGATTACTATACTAATCAATCCGTTGATGTCATGCAGTGCACGACTACCGGTATATGTATTACTTGCCGGAGCTTTTTTCCCAAACAATGCAAGCGCAGTTCTTTTCGGCTTATACGCAACAGGTATTGTTTTAGCCGTCCTCATGGCTCGGTTATTCCGGAAATTTTTATTCAAGAAAGAAGATGTTCCTTTTGTTATGGAACTCCCCCCCTATCGATTACCGACTGCTAAGTCAATTTTTATCCATATGTGGGAAAAAGCTAAACAATACCTGCATAAAATGGGTGGAGTTATTCTTATCGCATCCATTCTTATTTGGTTCCTAGGATATTTTCCACGCCATTCCGAAAAAAGTGATATTTATAATCAACAAATAGCACAAACCGAACAAGCAGATATCCCTACTGAGGATAAAGAAAAAATTATGGGAGAAATTGAGCACTTAAAAAATATAGATCATCAAGAAAACTCTTATATTGGCCATATCGGTAAAGCAATAGAACCTATTTTACGTCCCCTGGGCTTCGATTGGAAAATCAGTGTCAGCCTACTTACCGGAATGGCAGCCAAAGAAGTTGTAGTAAGTACACTAAGTGTTCTTTACACAGGAGAATCAGATGAGAACAGCCAATCACTGCAAGATCGTTTAAAAGAAAACAAAAATGCAGCAGGAGAATTGACTTTTACTCCCCTGATTGCCCTTAGTCTCATGCTTTTCGTTCTTATCTATTTTCCTTGCATTGCTACGGTTTCAGCTATCATAAACGAAGCAAAATCATGGAAATGGGGTCTCTTTGTTATAGGATACACATGCGTACTAGCATGGATAGTATCCTTTATTGTTTATCAAACAGGAAATTTTTTCATTCATTTATTCTCTTAG
- a CDS encoding GtrA family protein: protein MELIRQAIRYGIVGVINTLITAAVIWIMMKWLGCSDVVSNVVGYGAGLLNSFVWNRQWTFQSNTGWWSCGLRFGMVFAVCYLLQLGVLLYLNKYLTIDPYYNQLIAMGFYTILNFVMNKFYTFKE from the coding sequence ATGGAGTTAATAAGGCAAGCGATTAGGTATGGTATTGTAGGAGTGATTAACACGCTGATTACTGCAGCCGTTATCTGGATAATGATGAAATGGTTGGGGTGCTCTGATGTTGTATCCAATGTAGTAGGATATGGCGCTGGGTTGTTAAATAGTTTTGTATGGAACAGACAGTGGACTTTCCAGAGTAATACCGGCTGGTGGAGTTGCGGATTACGCTTTGGGATGGTGTTTGCTGTATGTTATTTACTTCAATTAGGAGTATTGTTATATTTGAATAAGTACTTAACGATTGATCCTTATTATAACCAGTTGATAGCTATGGGATTTTATACTATCCTTAATTTTGTGATGAATAAATTTTATACATTTAAAGAATAA
- a CDS encoding glycosyltransferase family 2 protein has product MEKLAVIVPCYNEEAVITESYRRTKAALSKVEYVTEIIYINDGSRDKTREMLNKIAAQDPSVKVIHFSRNFGHQPAVTAGVNNCDADCAIIIDADMQDPPELIPELVKTMVDQQANVVYCVRKSREGESSFKRFTARMFYRTINRMAEVSFPLDTGDFRLIDRAVMNEFNKLKERGKYIRGLISWLGFKQVPFYYHREARIAGETKYPFSKMLKFASNAIFYFSKKPLKLAITLGFLAFLVGIILGVWSTLGKMFGFSNATSGWTSILITIIFFGGVQLLTVGVLGQYIGILFDEVKERPEYIIESKKNFD; this is encoded by the coding sequence ATGGAGAAGTTGGCAGTTATTGTGCCTTGTTATAATGAAGAGGCCGTAATAACAGAGTCGTACCGACGGACAAAAGCTGCTTTATCGAAAGTAGAGTATGTAACTGAAATTATTTACATCAACGATGGAAGCAGGGACAAGACAAGAGAAATGTTAAATAAGATTGCCGCACAAGACCCGTCGGTAAAAGTAATTCATTTTTCCCGGAACTTTGGTCATCAACCGGCAGTAACCGCCGGCGTAAATAATTGTGATGCTGATTGTGCTATCATTATAGATGCCGATATGCAAGATCCTCCCGAATTAATTCCTGAGTTAGTGAAAACCATGGTCGACCAGCAGGCGAATGTGGTATATTGTGTGCGGAAGAGTAGGGAGGGGGAAAGTTCCTTTAAACGTTTCACCGCTAGGATGTTTTATCGGACTATTAATAGAATGGCGGAAGTTTCTTTCCCTTTGGATACGGGAGACTTTCGCTTGATAGACCGGGCTGTAATGAATGAGTTTAATAAATTAAAAGAGCGCGGGAAATATATACGGGGATTAATCAGTTGGTTGGGATTTAAGCAAGTTCCGTTTTATTACCATCGGGAAGCCCGGATTGCGGGTGAAACAAAATATCCGTTTAGTAAAATGCTTAAGTTTGCTTCTAATGCTATATTTTATTTTTCCAAAAAGCCTTTGAAGTTGGCCATCACGTTAGGCTTTTTAGCATTTTTGGTGGGGATTATATTAGGTGTATGGTCTACTTTAGGTAAAATGTTCGGTTTTTCTAATGCTACTTCCGGATGGACTTCTATTTTAATTACCATTATTTTCTTTGGTGGTGTGCAGTTGTTGACAGTGGGGGTACTGGGACAATATATCGGAATTTTATTTGATGAAGTGAAAGAAAGACCCGAATATATTATAGAAAGCAAGAAAAACTTTGATTGA
- a CDS encoding endonuclease MutS2, whose translation MIYPQNFEQKTGFDKIRHLLSEKCLSTLGKERVNEMYFSKEYDTICEWLNQTDEFVRILHGDQEFPANYFFDVRHSLKRIRPEGTFLDEKEIFDLKRSLQTIQDIVRFFKKEEEEEILYPALTKSVGEVCIFPQLIGKIDSILDKFGRIKDNASPTLAQIRRDITTTMNGISKSLQSILRMAQSEGVIEKDTTPTMRDGRLVIPVAPAFKRKIRGIVHDESASGKTVFIEPAEVVEANNRIRELEGDERREIIRILTDFTDLVRPFIPDILQSYEFLAEIDFIRAKALFAGQIKAIRPPVEDTQQIDWIRATHPILYLSLQKQQKEIVPLDIELNKENRILIISGPNAGGKSVCLKTVGLLQYMLQCGLLIPLNESSRTGIFDNILIDIGDEQSIENDLSTYSSHLTNMKYFVRNCNDKTILLIDEFGSGTEPQIGGAIAEALLDRFNKNLSYGVITTHYQNLKHFAEDHEGVINGAMLYDRHLMQPLFKLAIGNPGSSFAIEIARKIGLPEDVITEASTKVGENYINMDKYLQDIVRDKRYWENKRQNIRQQEKKLNEITERYEQDLSSIHTQRKELLAQAKAEAARILSEANARIENTIREIKEAEAEKERTRQARKNLEEFKASVSQEIEVNDKIAHKIAKLKERKERKEKNKNQDSSKKALQQNNITVGDNVRLKGQRSAGTVLEVQDKQAVVAFGMIKSTIKLDQLEKVSKNQIKKEIAKSTFVSTRTTDDMREKKLNFKMDIDIRGMRGDEALQAVMYFIDDAIQVNAGKVRILHGTGTGALRQIIRDYLNTVPGIKQFHDEHVQFGGAGITVVELE comes from the coding sequence GTGATATATCCTCAAAATTTTGAACAAAAAACCGGATTTGACAAAATCCGTCATTTACTTAGCGAGAAATGCTTAAGTACGCTGGGAAAAGAACGGGTAAATGAAATGTACTTTTCCAAAGAATATGATACCATTTGCGAATGGTTAAACCAAACAGATGAATTTGTCCGAATTCTTCATGGCGATCAAGAATTTCCCGCTAATTATTTCTTCGATGTCCGGCATTCCTTAAAACGCATACGACCGGAAGGAACATTTTTAGATGAAAAAGAAATATTTGATCTGAAACGGTCACTCCAAACCATTCAAGATATTGTCCGCTTTTTCAAAAAAGAGGAAGAAGAGGAAATACTCTATCCGGCACTTACCAAGTCAGTGGGAGAAGTATGTATTTTTCCCCAGCTTATTGGTAAGATCGACTCCATTCTGGATAAATTCGGACGTATCAAAGATAACGCTTCTCCTACGCTGGCACAAATACGACGCGACATTACAACTACAATGAATGGTATTTCCAAAAGCCTGCAATCCATCTTGCGCATGGCCCAATCAGAAGGAGTAATAGAAAAAGATACCACTCCTACAATGCGAGACGGACGTTTGGTTATTCCGGTTGCTCCTGCTTTCAAACGAAAAATCAGAGGGATCGTACACGATGAATCCGCAAGCGGAAAAACGGTATTCATCGAACCGGCAGAAGTAGTAGAAGCCAATAACCGGATACGCGAACTTGAAGGAGACGAACGAAGAGAGATTATACGGATACTTACAGACTTTACGGACTTGGTACGTCCTTTCATACCGGATATTCTACAATCTTATGAATTTTTGGCTGAAATAGATTTTATCCGGGCAAAAGCTCTTTTTGCCGGACAAATCAAAGCAATCCGTCCCCCAGTAGAAGACACCCAACAAATTGATTGGATACGTGCTACCCACCCTATTCTATATCTTTCATTACAAAAGCAACAAAAAGAAATTGTTCCGCTAGATATCGAACTGAATAAAGAAAACAGGATACTCATCATTTCCGGTCCTAACGCCGGTGGTAAATCCGTCTGCCTCAAAACCGTGGGATTACTACAATACATGTTGCAATGCGGATTGCTGATCCCTTTAAACGAAAGCTCGCGAACCGGTATATTCGATAATATCCTTATCGATATCGGTGACGAACAATCTATCGAAAACGATTTAAGTACATATAGTTCGCACCTCACCAATATGAAATACTTCGTGCGTAACTGTAATGATAAAACTATTTTGTTGATAGACGAATTCGGCAGCGGTACGGAACCTCAAATAGGAGGAGCCATAGCAGAAGCCTTATTAGACCGTTTTAATAAAAACCTCAGTTATGGGGTAATTACTACTCACTACCAGAACCTCAAACATTTTGCCGAAGACCATGAAGGGGTTATCAACGGAGCTATGCTTTACGACCGCCACTTGATGCAACCTCTTTTTAAATTAGCGATTGGCAACCCGGGCAGTTCTTTTGCTATAGAAATTGCCCGGAAAATAGGATTACCGGAAGATGTCATTACAGAAGCTTCCACCAAAGTAGGAGAAAATTATATCAATATGGACAAATATCTGCAAGATATTGTCCGTGACAAACGTTACTGGGAAAACAAACGCCAGAATATCCGTCAACAGGAAAAGAAATTAAACGAAATTACAGAACGTTACGAACAAGACCTTTCTTCCATCCATACGCAACGAAAAGAACTTCTTGCCCAAGCAAAAGCGGAAGCAGCCCGGATATTGTCCGAAGCCAATGCGCGGATAGAAAATACCATCCGTGAAATAAAAGAAGCTGAAGCAGAAAAAGAACGTACCCGGCAAGCTCGCAAGAATCTGGAAGAATTTAAAGCTTCCGTTTCGCAAGAGATTGAAGTGAACGATAAAATTGCCCATAAAATAGCCAAACTTAAAGAACGGAAGGAACGGAAAGAAAAGAATAAAAATCAGGACTCCTCAAAAAAAGCACTCCAACAAAATAATATTACTGTCGGAGACAACGTAAGATTGAAAGGCCAAAGATCGGCAGGCACAGTTCTGGAGGTGCAAGACAAACAAGCAGTAGTGGCTTTTGGGATGATTAAATCTACTATAAAATTAGACCAGCTTGAAAAAGTAAGTAAGAACCAAATAAAAAAAGAAATCGCGAAAAGCACCTTTGTGAGTACGCGTACAACAGATGACATGCGGGAAAAGAAGCTTAACTTCAAAATGGATATCGATATCCGGGGTATGCGGGGAGATGAAGCATTACAAGCGGTTATGTACTTTATTGACGATGCCATACAAGTAAATGCCGGGAAAGTCCGCATTCTCCACGGAACCGGAACCGGAGCTTTACGTCAGATTATTCGGGATTACCTTAACACTGTACCGGGAATAAAACAATTCCACGATGAACATGTCCAATTCGGAGGAGCCGGAATTACAGTAGTAGAATTAGAATAA
- a CDS encoding calcium/sodium antiporter, with product MTTSIFLLILSLIALYIGADWLVRGSSALAARANISPLVIGLTVVAFGTSAPELIVSLNAALHGQGDIAIGNVVGSNIFNICLILGVSAIIHPLQAKTQLVKKDIPIMIVATILFTILFWNGKIGRLEGLLFFTGIVVYTFYSLYFARKHNKESNLSSEEKVKLGSGHWYVDVLFLIGGLAVLVFASQLLVDNAVSLAKSFGVSEAVIGLTIVAAGTSMPELATSIVAAYKKNPEIAVGNIVGSNIFNLLAIVGTTALVHPINAPQVNYIDLLVMLGASILILPIARTGYKINRWEGVGLVIIYVGYTFYLLRDVL from the coding sequence ATGACAACAAGCATTTTCCTGCTTATTCTTTCTTTAATAGCTCTTTATATCGGAGCTGATTGGCTGGTTCGCGGGAGCTCAGCTCTCGCGGCACGAGCCAATATTTCACCTCTTGTTATAGGTCTGACCGTTGTAGCATTCGGGACAAGTGCACCGGAACTTATCGTTAGTTTAAATGCTGCTTTACATGGACAAGGGGACATTGCGATCGGCAACGTAGTAGGCTCCAATATTTTTAATATTTGCTTGATTTTAGGGGTATCTGCCATCATACATCCTCTCCAAGCAAAAACCCAACTGGTAAAAAAGGATATTCCAATCATGATTGTGGCAACTATTTTATTCACTATCTTATTTTGGAACGGGAAAATCGGGAGATTGGAAGGACTTTTGTTCTTTACCGGCATCGTTGTTTATACTTTTTACAGTTTGTATTTCGCACGAAAACACAATAAAGAAAGTAACCTTTCCAGTGAAGAAAAGGTGAAACTCGGTTCGGGACATTGGTATGTGGATGTACTCTTTTTAATAGGAGGACTAGCAGTGCTTGTGTTTGCTTCCCAACTATTAGTAGATAATGCCGTTTCTCTAGCTAAATCATTTGGCGTAAGTGAAGCGGTTATCGGACTTACTATTGTAGCAGCAGGTACCAGTATGCCCGAATTGGCTACCTCTATTGTGGCAGCTTACAAAAAGAATCCGGAAATAGCCGTAGGCAATATTGTAGGATCCAATATATTCAATTTACTCGCTATCGTCGGGACGACAGCTTTAGTGCATCCCATCAATGCACCTCAAGTAAATTATATAGATTTACTAGTGATGCTAGGAGCTTCAATCCTTATATTGCCTATAGCCCGTACAGGATACAAAATCAATAGATGGGAAGGTGTGGGTCTTGTAATTATATATGTAGGCTATACATTCTATTTATTAAGAGATGTATTATAA